From a region of the Nitrospira sp. genome:
- the xrtD gene encoding VPLPA-CTERM-specific exosortase XrtD: MTSTRVLLFTSVLIAVLLGYMYEESLIYLFNHWLGSDDYSHGIFVPVISGFLIWQSRHRLLQMPRESSWWGLAVIAAGLVLYVVGELSTLYVVLHLSLWMVIVGLAIALIGMSGAKAIAFPLGYLLTAIPLPVFFYASLSSQLQLWSSSLGVGCLQLIGVMAFREGNVIDLGPVQLQVVEACSGIRYLLPLTSLALLCAYLFKDKMWKRVVLVLSAIPISILINGFRIGMIGVLVELYGQGAAEGFYHLFEGWVIFMASFGLLIAEMRLLGRVAAVIPQRSFREQFTWRDQAKTDGHEPSLNQPIRLLFAPGRAYLCSVALLAPFTLLSTAFGDREEVAPARAPFIEFPMQVGPWRGARFALEKQYIDALRFDDYVLADYHSDKGPQMNFYAAYYRSQRKGQSAHSPQSCLPGGGWEIASLSRTELPSSPTMGQPVIVNRAVIQKGDQKQIVLYWFKQRDRQIADEYQVKLYLLWDAFIRHRTDGALIRLASLVSPGESEAAVDQRLQAFAVEIGQELNRFVPD, encoded by the coding sequence ATGACTAGTACGCGGGTCCTTCTCTTCACCTCAGTCCTGATCGCAGTGTTGTTGGGCTACATGTATGAGGAGAGCCTCATCTATTTGTTCAACCACTGGTTAGGCAGTGACGATTATAGTCATGGAATCTTTGTCCCGGTGATCAGTGGGTTCTTAATATGGCAATCCCGACATCGTCTCTTGCAAATGCCGAGAGAATCCTCATGGTGGGGTCTTGCGGTCATCGCAGCGGGTCTTGTTCTCTATGTAGTTGGTGAGTTGTCCACGCTCTATGTTGTCCTCCATCTCTCCTTGTGGATGGTGATCGTTGGTTTGGCGATTGCGCTCATCGGGATGAGCGGCGCGAAGGCGATCGCATTTCCACTCGGCTATCTCTTGACCGCGATTCCCTTGCCCGTATTTTTCTACGCGAGTTTATCGAGCCAGCTTCAGCTGTGGTCTTCATCCTTGGGAGTCGGGTGTCTACAACTGATCGGAGTCATGGCGTTTCGCGAAGGCAATGTCATTGACTTGGGACCGGTACAGCTTCAAGTGGTCGAAGCTTGTAGCGGTATTCGCTACCTGCTGCCTCTGACTTCTCTGGCGCTGCTCTGTGCCTACCTGTTCAAGGACAAGATGTGGAAGCGAGTGGTCCTGGTGCTTTCCGCGATTCCGATCTCGATCCTCATCAATGGTTTTCGTATCGGCATGATCGGAGTTCTGGTCGAACTCTATGGGCAAGGAGCTGCCGAAGGGTTTTATCACCTGTTCGAGGGATGGGTCATTTTCATGGCGAGTTTTGGGCTGCTGATTGCTGAAATGAGACTACTAGGACGAGTCGCGGCGGTGATACCCCAGAGATCATTTCGTGAACAGTTTACCTGGAGAGATCAGGCGAAAACTGACGGCCACGAGCCCAGCCTCAACCAGCCGATCCGTCTCCTATTCGCGCCAGGGCGCGCCTATCTATGCAGTGTTGCTCTGCTTGCGCCATTCACTCTGCTGTCGACGGCCTTCGGTGATCGGGAAGAGGTTGCTCCAGCTCGGGCGCCCTTTATCGAGTTCCCGATGCAGGTTGGTCCGTGGCGAGGAGCCCGCTTCGCTCTGGAAAAGCAATATATCGATGCCCTTCGGTTCGATGATTACGTCCTTGCCGACTACCATTCGGACAAGGGACCTCAGATGAATTTCTATGCCGCCTACTATCGGTCACAAAGGAAAGGACAATCGGCACATTCGCCTCAAAGTTGTCTGCCTGGAGGGGGATGGGAGATTGCGTCCTTGTCACGCACGGAGTTGCCGTCGTCACCGACGATGGGGCAGCCGGTCATAGTCAATCGCGCCGTGATTCAGAAGGGTGATCAGAAGCAGATCGTCCTCTACTGGTTTAAACAGCGCGATCGACAGATCGCGGACGAGTACCAGGTCAAGTTGTATCTGTTGTGGGATGCCTTTATTCGCCATCGAACCGACGGGGCGCTGATCAGATTGGCGTCGCTTGTGAGTCCTGGTGAATCTGAGGCGGCCGTCGACCAACGTCTCCAAGCATTTGCGGTTGAGATCGGCCAAGAGCTGAACCGGTTTGTGCCGGATTGA
- a CDS encoding undecaprenyl/decaprenyl-phosphate alpha-N-acetylglucosaminyl 1-phosphate transferase, producing MMNELFFSSMTALLLCMALIPPLRLAAERFQVMDLPGGRKVHEHPIPRVGGLAFAVGACASIAWWGARDATTFSVLVGCVIIVAFGVWDDRVDLSYRTKLVGQILAAMAVVIGGDIWFTTLPFLPDVEVPAWVGALVTIVFLVGVSNAVNLTDGLDGLAGGLSFLTLSGIAYLAFLANDSVVLTLTVPFLGALLGFLRYNTYPARIFMGDGGSQLLGFMMGVLAILLTDSSRGPFSPSLALFLLGLPFLDTLGVTGQRLAEGRSPFVGDRAHIHHKLLRTGLTHYEAVTVIYLIQASMLGVAYLLRWQSDTLILPLYLALAISVLLLFIAAGRGLLPTPTSREGLFMSNVAVTRFVNGPLLTDMPIQFLAAAVPLFLIALVFIPSNVPSDVGYLSIALFVVVLLGISTQVAPYFVRGGLYVGTTFLLYVCEGSRSSSVSAVAMAHNAFFVVVAVMVLLSLRFNEQNRFQTTPLDYLMVFLAITFPLLPEVNADISHLGVFAAKLLVLFFSFELLLHAFSHRVRQLGLVSLWILFGLGIRILL from the coding sequence ATGATGAACGAATTGTTTTTCAGTTCCATGACGGCGTTACTTCTGTGCATGGCACTGATCCCTCCCTTACGGCTGGCGGCAGAACGATTTCAGGTCATGGATCTACCGGGAGGACGCAAAGTCCACGAGCACCCGATCCCACGCGTCGGCGGGCTTGCCTTTGCCGTGGGGGCCTGCGCTTCAATTGCCTGGTGGGGTGCGAGAGATGCGACTACGTTCTCGGTTCTGGTCGGGTGCGTGATTATAGTGGCATTCGGAGTCTGGGACGATCGTGTCGACCTGAGTTATCGGACCAAACTGGTGGGGCAGATACTCGCGGCCATGGCGGTTGTCATCGGCGGTGACATTTGGTTTACGACGCTTCCCTTCTTGCCTGACGTTGAAGTGCCGGCATGGGTCGGCGCTCTCGTGACCATTGTCTTTCTTGTCGGAGTCTCGAATGCGGTGAATCTGACCGATGGCTTGGACGGACTGGCCGGCGGCTTATCGTTCTTGACGCTGTCGGGAATCGCCTATCTAGCCTTTCTCGCGAATGACTCGGTGGTGCTCACGCTCACGGTTCCCTTTCTTGGGGCGCTCTTGGGTTTCTTGCGGTACAACACGTATCCGGCACGAATATTTATGGGTGATGGCGGCAGTCAACTGTTAGGTTTCATGATGGGTGTGCTCGCCATCCTGTTGACCGATTCGTCACGTGGGCCATTCAGTCCGAGTCTCGCGCTTTTCCTATTGGGGCTGCCGTTTCTAGACACACTCGGTGTGACAGGTCAGCGATTGGCTGAAGGGCGCTCTCCATTCGTCGGCGACCGGGCGCATATCCACCATAAGTTGCTGCGGACTGGACTGACTCACTATGAGGCTGTGACCGTGATCTACTTGATCCAGGCAAGCATGCTGGGGGTGGCCTATCTCCTCAGATGGCAGTCCGACACGTTGATTCTGCCGCTCTATCTCGCCCTGGCGATTTCAGTGCTGTTGCTTTTTATAGCGGCTGGACGCGGTCTTCTTCCCACTCCGACATCACGAGAGGGATTGTTCATGTCGAATGTCGCCGTGACGCGCTTTGTGAATGGGCCGCTGTTGACGGATATGCCGATCCAGTTCCTGGCTGCCGCCGTTCCGTTGTTTTTGATCGCACTCGTCTTTATTCCCTCGAACGTGCCAAGTGATGTGGGCTATCTCTCGATCGCTCTCTTTGTTGTGGTTTTGCTTGGCATTTCGACACAGGTCGCACCATATTTTGTGCGTGGCGGACTCTATGTGGGAACGACGTTTCTGCTCTATGTCTGTGAGGGATCGCGATCCTCGTCCGTATCTGCCGTCGCGATGGCCCACAATGCATTTTTCGTTGTGGTCGCGGTCATGGTGCTGTTGAGTCTTCGGTTTAACGAACAGAACCGGTTTCAGACCACCCCGCTCGATTATCTGATGGTGTTCTTGGCGATCACCTTCCCGCTGCTCCCGGAAGTGAATGCAGATATATCTCATCTGGGAGTCTTTGCGGCCAAGCTACTCGTGCTGTTCTTTTCCTTTGAACTGCTCCTCCACGCCTTTTCTCATCGCGTCCGTCAATTGGGACTGGTTTCGCTCTGGATCCTCTTCGGACTCGGAATTCGGATTTTGTTGTAG
- a CDS encoding glycosyltransferase family 4 protein produces MRILFLSHYFPPEVNAPATRTYEHCRQWVKDGHTVTVVTCAPNHPQGKVYDGYRNRLYQQETKDGITVVRVWTFVTANEGFLKRTLNYISYMYAAVIVSLFLPKADVVLSTSPQFFNGLAGYFVSKVMGIPWVLEIRDLWPESIVAVGAIKNPAIIRILEWAERFAYRKADRIVPVTDSFKTYILSKGIEAGKVVVVKNGVDLAQYAPLDGPSSVAQELGIKGRFVVSYFGTHGMAHHLETILHAARQLSSTTNIIFLMVGDGAERKALVRMRDEMELDNVMMLDQQPKQRMREFWALSDVSLVLLKKSDLFKTVIPSKIFESLAMEKPIILGVEGETADLLQTAQAGLCIEPEQADELAAGVLKLSQRPELCQQLGRNGRKFVLRHFDRIELARKLASVLESVSHKPSIETADDSYEQAA; encoded by the coding sequence ATGCGAATCCTCTTCTTGTCACATTATTTCCCTCCCGAAGTGAATGCTCCTGCAACCAGAACATATGAACATTGTCGGCAGTGGGTGAAGGATGGGCATACGGTCACGGTCGTGACCTGCGCGCCCAATCATCCGCAGGGAAAGGTTTATGACGGGTATCGCAATCGATTGTATCAACAAGAAACCAAGGACGGGATCACAGTTGTTCGGGTTTGGACATTCGTCACAGCGAATGAAGGCTTCTTAAAAAGGACGTTGAATTACATCTCGTACATGTACGCAGCGGTTATTGTGTCTCTCTTTCTGCCGAAAGCAGATGTTGTCCTTTCGACCTCTCCTCAATTCTTCAATGGGCTCGCGGGGTACTTTGTTAGCAAGGTGATGGGAATTCCGTGGGTGCTGGAGATTCGCGACCTATGGCCGGAGTCGATCGTCGCCGTAGGAGCCATCAAAAATCCTGCAATCATCAGGATCCTGGAATGGGCGGAGAGATTCGCATACCGAAAAGCCGATCGGATTGTGCCGGTAACGGACTCCTTCAAGACCTATATCCTCAGCAAGGGAATTGAGGCGGGGAAAGTCGTCGTCGTCAAGAACGGAGTCGATCTGGCCCAATATGCTCCACTCGATGGGCCAAGTTCCGTTGCACAAGAGCTTGGGATCAAGGGGCGGTTTGTCGTTTCGTATTTCGGCACTCATGGAATGGCTCATCATCTTGAGACGATTCTCCACGCGGCACGCCAATTGAGCAGTACAACAAACATTATCTTCTTGATGGTCGGAGACGGAGCTGAACGGAAGGCGCTCGTCCGGATGCGAGACGAGATGGAGCTCGACAATGTCATGATGCTGGATCAGCAACCAAAACAGCGTATGCGCGAATTCTGGGCGCTGTCCGACGTCAGCCTCGTGTTACTCAAAAAGTCCGATTTGTTCAAGACGGTCATCCCCTCGAAGATCTTTGAAAGTCTCGCGATGGAAAAGCCGATTATTCTCGGGGTAGAGGGAGAAACCGCTGATCTTCTGCAAACGGCCCAGGCCGGCCTGTGCATCGAGCCCGAGCAGGCCGATGAATTGGCGGCCGGTGTATTGAAACTGTCTCAACGCCCCGAATTGTGTCAGCAGCTGGGAAGAAACGGGCGAAAATTCGTTCTCCGTCATTTCGATCGCATTGAACTTGCCAGAAAGCTTGCGTCTGTTCTCGAATCTGTTTCTCACAAGCCGTCTATCGAAACCGCAGATGATTCTTATGAACAAGCTGCATGA
- a CDS encoding polysaccharide biosynthesis/export family protein encodes MSRFMRLVVSGCFVAAAVIVAWLPGQARAGDAITASPTSQVDPGYRLGAEDVMLVSVWKDEQLTREVVVRPDGMFSFPLVGDIQAEDRTVDDIRGDLVRRLTKYIPNPNVSVAVTKVVSYKVYVVGRVNKPGEYLIGHYTDVLQALSLAGGLTPFAAENDIRVMRRVRGEQHAIPFRYGDLRKGKDLEQNIMLQRGDVVMVP; translated from the coding sequence ATGTCTCGCTTTATGCGATTGGTGGTAAGTGGGTGTTTCGTGGCAGCAGCCGTAATCGTAGCCTGGTTACCGGGTCAAGCTCGAGCCGGTGATGCGATCACAGCTTCACCGACATCGCAGGTTGATCCGGGATACCGCCTAGGTGCCGAGGATGTCATGCTGGTGTCGGTGTGGAAGGATGAACAGCTGACACGAGAAGTCGTCGTCCGCCCTGACGGGATGTTTTCGTTTCCTCTCGTCGGTGATATCCAGGCCGAAGATCGGACGGTCGATGACATCCGTGGCGACCTGGTGAGGCGGTTGACGAAGTATATCCCGAATCCGAATGTGTCCGTGGCGGTCACGAAGGTCGTCAGTTACAAGGTCTACGTTGTCGGGCGAGTCAATAAGCCGGGCGAATACTTGATCGGCCATTATACCGACGTGCTTCAGGCGTTAAGCCTTGCCGGTGGATTAACTCCGTTTGCCGCGGAAAACGACATTCGGGTCATGCGCCGGGTACGAGGAGAGCAACACGCCATTCCCTTCCGCTACGGCGATCTTCGCAAAGGCAAGGACCTGGAGCAAAATATCATGCTCCAGCGCGGTGACGTTGTCATGGTGCCCTGA
- a CDS encoding tetratricopeptide repeat protein codes for MCVKIGIVLLSVLAWTACGGPEERKAKYFARANEYIEAANYPKARVALRNVLKIDPKDADAYVLFAHVEEKEKNWRNAVQLYQEAVRLVPDHSAALITLGKYYLEARLTDHVVEVADTVLKTDPHQPQANALKIAAQAVTEEAIPPAIPKAEALAREFPTEPDVAILLATLYGQQRRYRDAENTLRRALEAQPRNLDLLNNLNAVLTGAKDWVGAEAAIRRMIEAEPKSLDHRLRLVRFNVGQGAYEKAESVLREAVTLDPDSEQCRLMLADFFMNRRDVPSAERVLLEAAAHLPYSSHIQFGLATLYKRSGQDAKARERYSALVEEYKGKPVSLEAKVRLAEMDLLAGREVEAERQVEEVLKANPRSSDGLILSGRMALARRNGKDAVQAFRTVLHDQPELATVQYLLGQAYQLTGETNLAKESFERAVALYPDQVDAKRSLAVLESKSGRYQQARARLDELLKQRPDDVAALDMLMTLDLATKNWQGAEQTLVRIRQIPAGNSVASMAEGRFYEGQRRVEEARSAYERAVVAAPNDPEPLLSLVKLEVAQGQTVQARARLESILASRPNHPFAHGLLGEVLSITREQEAAAAQFREAVRLNPKWISPWLSWASLALAQKMPDVAVQVLENGLKANPDSEELYMLLASAHSDKGQTDSAMAAYESALRANPRNVLAANNLAVLLVERKGDPSSLHRAFALSRDFEKEAPHPLFIDTLGWVRFKMGQQEEAIRLMKQAVAKSPEISVLNYHLGIAFFQSGKQAEARTYLSKALKSPDQFEGRREAEQILAQIRG; via the coding sequence ATGTGTGTAAAAATCGGGATTGTTCTTCTGTCGGTACTCGCATGGACTGCTTGTGGTGGTCCCGAGGAGAGAAAGGCAAAGTACTTTGCTCGTGCCAATGAGTACATTGAAGCGGCCAACTATCCCAAGGCTCGCGTCGCCCTGAGAAATGTCCTGAAAATAGACCCCAAGGATGCGGATGCCTATGTCCTCTTTGCTCACGTTGAGGAGAAGGAAAAGAACTGGCGCAACGCCGTCCAACTCTATCAGGAAGCCGTCAGATTGGTCCCCGATCACTCCGCTGCGCTGATCACGCTCGGCAAATACTATCTCGAAGCCCGTCTGACTGATCACGTGGTGGAAGTGGCCGACACGGTGCTGAAAACCGATCCGCACCAGCCGCAGGCCAATGCGCTCAAGATCGCCGCACAGGCTGTGACAGAAGAAGCCATTCCCCCGGCCATTCCAAAGGCGGAAGCGCTGGCGAGGGAGTTTCCGACAGAACCGGACGTCGCCATCTTGCTGGCTACGTTATACGGTCAGCAGCGGCGGTATCGTGATGCGGAGAACACACTCAGAAGAGCCCTGGAAGCGCAGCCAAGAAATCTGGATCTTCTGAACAATTTGAACGCCGTGTTGACGGGAGCGAAAGATTGGGTTGGTGCCGAGGCGGCCATTCGTCGGATGATCGAGGCTGAACCTAAGTCTTTGGATCATCGACTAAGGCTTGTCCGCTTCAATGTGGGTCAGGGCGCATACGAGAAAGCGGAATCGGTCCTGCGCGAGGCGGTAACCCTGGATCCGGACAGCGAGCAATGCCGCCTTATGTTGGCCGACTTTTTTATGAATCGAAGGGATGTTCCTTCCGCCGAGCGGGTACTTCTCGAGGCTGCCGCACATCTGCCGTATTCAAGCCACATTCAATTCGGACTCGCGACCCTCTATAAGAGGAGCGGGCAAGACGCAAAAGCACGGGAGCGCTATTCCGCGTTGGTTGAGGAATATAAGGGGAAGCCTGTCAGTCTGGAAGCCAAGGTGAGGTTGGCCGAGATGGATCTCCTCGCGGGGAGGGAAGTCGAAGCTGAGCGTCAAGTGGAGGAAGTGTTAAAAGCCAATCCTCGTTCTTCCGATGGGCTGATCCTATCAGGTCGAATGGCTTTGGCCAGACGGAATGGGAAGGATGCCGTACAGGCATTTCGCACGGTCTTGCACGATCAGCCCGAGCTGGCAACGGTTCAGTATCTGCTTGGTCAGGCCTATCAGCTGACCGGTGAAACCAACCTTGCAAAGGAAAGTTTTGAGCGGGCAGTTGCGTTGTATCCCGACCAGGTGGATGCGAAACGGTCCCTTGCCGTGTTGGAAAGCAAAAGCGGGCGCTACCAACAGGCTCGTGCCCGGCTCGACGAACTGCTGAAACAGCGACCGGATGATGTGGCCGCTCTTGACATGCTGATGACGCTGGATTTGGCGACGAAGAACTGGCAGGGAGCTGAACAGACCTTGGTGCGGATCCGTCAGATACCGGCCGGCAATTCCGTGGCGTCGATGGCTGAAGGGCGATTTTATGAGGGGCAACGCCGTGTGGAGGAAGCTCGGAGCGCCTATGAACGTGCTGTGGTGGCGGCACCAAACGATCCAGAACCGCTGCTGTCTCTTGTGAAGCTTGAAGTGGCTCAAGGTCAGACCGTCCAAGCGAGAGCTCGCTTGGAATCGATTCTGGCTTCACGTCCAAACCATCCATTCGCCCATGGGTTACTCGGAGAGGTCTTGTCCATCACGAGAGAGCAGGAAGCTGCGGCCGCTCAGTTTCGCGAAGCCGTGCGATTGAATCCGAAGTGGATATCACCATGGCTGAGCTGGGCCTCATTGGCCTTGGCGCAGAAAATGCCTGATGTGGCTGTGCAGGTTCTCGAAAACGGTCTGAAAGCTAATCCCGACAGTGAAGAGTTGTACATGCTGTTGGCCTCCGCTCATTCGGACAAAGGACAGACTGACTCCGCCATGGCCGCGTATGAGTCAGCGCTACGTGCGAATCCCCGCAATGTGCTTGCAGCCAATAACCTGGCTGTTTTGCTCGTTGAGCGAAAAGGCGATCCATCAAGTCTCCACAGAGCCTTCGCGTTGAGCCGCGATTTTGAGAAGGAAGCACCACATCCGCTGTTTATCGATACGCTTGGTTGGGTGCGATTTAAAATGGGACAACAGGAAGAAGCGATTCGATTGATGAAGCAGGCTGTTGCCAAATCTCCGGAAATCTCTGTCCTGAATTATCATCTTGGGATAGCATTCTTTCAGTCCGGGAAGCAGGCGGAAGCCCGTACCTACCTATCGAAAGCTCTCAAGAGTCCGGATCAATTCGAAGGACGGCGAGAGGCGGAACAGATCCTCGCGCAGATAAGAGGGTAA
- a CDS encoding CpsD/CapB family tyrosine-protein kinase: MDRIRTALKLYKDLKDTSSTSSRGEGTKRTASHSVPPPITYTRTRSLHIPVSVLRGHRVMASYQKGPFVDAYKILRTQVTHRLRENGWNVLGVTSPGYGEGKTLTAVNLAVSLAMETTQTVLLVDSDLQDPSVHKVFGLQDCLGLADYLLDDQPVEDLLLHPGIGRFVLLPGGRAISNSTEILTSPKMVALVEELKHRYPSRVVIFDLPPLLHTADVLAFAPYTDALLMVVEEGRTTADELQRALGLVKNSRPVLGTVLNKAGRSSLTLADMKAMLSQ; the protein is encoded by the coding sequence ATGGATCGTATTCGAACCGCACTCAAGCTATATAAAGATTTAAAAGACACCTCCTCCACCTCCTCTCGTGGGGAAGGGACGAAGCGGACTGCATCTCACTCTGTCCCACCTCCGATCACGTATACGCGAACCAGATCACTCCACATTCCAGTTTCCGTGCTGCGCGGTCATCGGGTGATGGCCTCCTATCAGAAGGGACCATTTGTCGATGCTTACAAAATATTGAGAACGCAAGTTACGCATCGGCTTCGAGAGAACGGGTGGAATGTGTTGGGTGTCACCAGCCCAGGGTACGGTGAGGGCAAGACGTTGACGGCCGTGAACTTGGCCGTCAGTCTCGCCATGGAGACGACGCAGACGGTGCTCCTGGTGGACTCGGATCTTCAGGATCCAAGCGTGCACAAGGTGTTTGGTTTGCAGGACTGTCTCGGGCTTGCGGATTACTTGCTGGACGACCAGCCCGTCGAGGATCTGCTACTTCATCCGGGAATCGGACGATTCGTGCTGTTGCCTGGAGGACGAGCCATCTCGAACTCCACCGAGATCTTGACCTCTCCGAAGATGGTGGCGTTAGTCGAAGAACTCAAACATCGATATCCCTCACGAGTCGTCATCTTCGATCTTCCTCCGTTGCTTCACACGGCGGATGTGCTGGCATTTGCACCTTACACAGATGCCCTTCTCATGGTGGTGGAGGAGGGGAGAACGACCGCAGATGAGCTGCAGCGGGCTTTAGGGTTGGTCAAGAATTCCCGCCCCGTTTTGGGAACGGTCTTAAATAAAGCAGGACGATCATCTCTGACGCTGGCCGACATGAAGGCGATGTTGTCCCAATAG
- a CDS encoding lipopolysaccharide biosynthesis protein, which yields MASTHIPAQASEQAKSLKDYVASFHRRRKLMVSTSVGLLSVTLALAFLWPPTYKSTATILIEEQEIPSDLVRSTITSYADQRIEIIKQQVMSRTTLWKVVEQFNLYEDLRRNSPAEEIVRRFVKDIEVEVISADVVDKRTQHATKATIAFTVAYQNRSPELAQKVANELTSLFLGENLKSRERQAQEASSFLQQEADNLARHIGEIDEKIASFKQRASGALPELTPLNQQLMNQAERELMDVDQQMRSLEERKTYLEGELATIKPNTPIVSVTGERILDSADRLRALRAEYAGAAANLSSDHPDIIKMKQEMDALEKETGQLPDEAETIKRLTDARAVLAADLERLGQEHPDIIQLRRKVAGLEEEVQRVKAGPSRKTELRPENPAYINLQAQLNSATASLEALRKTRVDLKRRLQEYATRLERAPEIEPEYLVLTRDRDTSGQKYQDIRSRLLEAKVSEGLEVQRKGERFSLIDPPSLPEKPFKPNRLAIVLLGFILAVGGGIGAGATAESLDHSIRTPEQIVALTQHFPLAVVPFMPNEGDFSRVRLRRRIFQSAGIGAVATILLFLHVFVVPLDVLWFTALRRFGME from the coding sequence ATGGCTTCTACACACATCCCAGCACAGGCTTCGGAGCAGGCTAAAAGTCTCAAAGACTATGTCGCGTCCTTTCACCGACGCCGAAAGCTCATGGTCTCGACAAGTGTCGGACTATTGAGCGTCACCCTTGCACTGGCCTTTCTGTGGCCTCCGACCTACAAATCCACGGCGACCATTCTGATCGAGGAACAGGAGATTCCATCCGATCTTGTGCGATCGACCATCACAAGTTATGCCGACCAGCGCATCGAGATCATCAAGCAGCAAGTGATGAGCCGCACCACCCTGTGGAAGGTGGTGGAGCAATTCAATCTGTATGAGGATCTCCGGAGGAATAGTCCGGCAGAGGAGATCGTGAGGCGTTTCGTCAAGGACATAGAAGTGGAAGTGATCAGCGCGGATGTCGTGGATAAACGCACTCAACATGCGACCAAAGCTACTATTGCCTTTACCGTGGCGTATCAAAACCGGTCTCCTGAACTGGCGCAGAAGGTGGCGAACGAGCTCACCAGTCTCTTCTTGGGTGAAAATTTGAAGAGTCGCGAGCGCCAAGCGCAGGAAGCCTCGTCGTTCCTTCAGCAGGAAGCGGATAATCTGGCCCGGCATATCGGTGAGATCGATGAAAAGATCGCGTCGTTCAAACAACGGGCCAGCGGGGCGCTCCCGGAGTTGACGCCCTTGAATCAACAATTGATGAACCAAGCTGAACGTGAGCTGATGGACGTCGATCAGCAGATGCGAAGCCTCGAGGAGCGGAAAACCTATCTTGAGGGAGAATTGGCGACGATCAAGCCAAACACTCCGATTGTGTCCGTCACGGGAGAGCGCATTTTGGATTCAGCGGATCGCCTGCGCGCGCTGCGCGCCGAGTATGCGGGTGCTGCGGCCAATCTCTCGTCCGATCATCCGGATATCATCAAGATGAAGCAGGAGATGGACGCGCTTGAGAAGGAGACGGGTCAGCTCCCCGATGAGGCAGAAACCATAAAACGGCTCACCGATGCGCGTGCCGTGTTAGCGGCGGATTTGGAGCGATTGGGGCAGGAGCATCCCGATATCATACAGTTACGGCGGAAGGTTGCTGGGCTCGAAGAAGAAGTACAGCGCGTCAAAGCTGGGCCGAGTCGGAAAACTGAGCTGCGACCGGAGAATCCTGCCTACATCAATCTCCAAGCTCAACTGAATTCCGCAACCGCTTCCCTGGAGGCGCTTCGAAAAACCAGAGTGGACTTGAAACGCAGACTTCAGGAATACGCGACACGGCTGGAACGGGCTCCCGAGATCGAACCGGAGTATCTTGTGCTGACTCGAGATCGGGATACGTCGGGGCAGAAGTATCAAGACATTCGGTCTCGGTTGTTGGAAGCGAAGGTGTCGGAAGGTCTGGAAGTGCAGCGAAAAGGCGAACGGTTTTCTTTGATCGACCCACCCAGTCTTCCTGAAAAGCCGTTCAAACCGAATCGGCTGGCTATTGTGCTCCTTGGATTCATCCTCGCGGTTGGTGGCGGAATCGGCGCCGGGGCAACGGCGGAATCACTCGATCATTCGATCCGTACGCCGGAACAGATCGTTGCGTTGACACAACATTTCCCGTTGGCGGTCGTTCCCTTTATGCCGAATGAAGGAGATTTCTCTCGGGTGAGGTTGCGGCGACGTATCTTTCAGAGTGCCGGGATAGGCGCGGTGGCGACGATTCTTCTCTTCTTGCATGTCTTCGTGGTGCCGTTAGATGTGCTGTGGTTTACTGCATTGAGACGATTTGGCATGGAATAG